GTCCTCGTCGGTCATCGCCTTGCGGTACGCCGCGTCCAGCTCGTCGAGCGCCCCGACCAGCGCCTCCGGCACGAACCGGCCGCCGAAGCGGCCGAAGTGGCCGGCGGCGTCGGGAACCTGGCCGGACGGGGCCGACACGTCAGCGCTCATGGCGGTGATCCTCTCGCGGGTGTCGAAGGTCAGCGCACCGGGCGGGGCGTGGCCGGGTGGTTACCGGCGTTGACCAGCTCGGCGACCGCCTCGCGCGGGCTCTTCTGGGTGACCAGACCCTCCCCGACCAGGACGGCGTCGGCGCCGGCCGAGGCGTACCGGATCAGGTCGTGCGGGCCGCGCACGCCGGACTCGGCGATCTTGACGACGCTGCTGGGCAGGCCGGGTGCGATCCGCTCGAAGACGGACCGGTCGACCTCCAGGGTACGCAGGTCACGGGCGTTGACCCCGATCACCTGCGCGCCGGCCTCCAGGGCCCGGTCGGCCTCCTCCTCGGTGTGCACCTCGACCAGCGCGCACATGCCGAGCGACTCGATGCGCTCCAGCAGGCCGACCAGCACGTTCTGCTCCAGCGCGGCGACGATCAGCAGCACCAGGTCGGCGCCGTGCGCACGGGCCTCGTGGATCTGGTAGCTGGAGACCACGAAGTCCTTGCGCAGCACCGGGACCTGCACGGCGGCCCGGACGGCGGCCAGGTCGTCGAGGGAGCCGCCGAACCAGCGCCCCTCGGTCAGCACGCTGATCGCCCGGGCACCGCCGGAGGCGTACTGGCCGGCCAGGTCGGCCGGGTCGGCGATCTCGGCCAGCCGGCCCTTGGACGGCGACGACCGCTTGACCTCGGCGATCACCGCCACGCCGGGCTTGCGCAGGGCCGCGTACGCGTCCAGCGGCGGCGGCGCGGCGGCGGCCAGTTCGCGGATCCGCTCCAGCGGAACCTGCTCCTGTCGCCGCGCCACGTCCTCGCGGACGCCGGCCAGGATCTCGTCGAGCACGCTTCCGGACGCTGCCGGACCGGCCCCGTCCCCCTCCGCGTGCGCATGCTCAGCAGTCACCAACGGACTCCCCTCTCCGGGTGTCATGGGCCGATGCTAGGGGGCGCCACCTGGCGACGGGTGCCGGGGGTATGGCGCTCCTCACGGAATGGGCTGTGGCATGATGGCCGACTTCCGGTGAACACCGGGTCACGCAGCGCCACCGCGCCGATCGACCGGCGTCACCGGCGCCCGCGGCGCGACCCCTCCCGGCCCATCGACCGACGCCCATGGACCATGAGACCACGCCGGCCGCCGGTCCGCATCACGGCGACGGCCGTCGATGCTGTGACCAAGCTCAAGGATGAACGGCCCTACCCAGGTCGTTCGCCCCGATGGACAGTTGATCCGCCCGTCACCGCGGCGAAACGTGAGCCGGGCAGCCTGGGACCAGGGCAGACTCGAAGACGCGCCTGCCGACCGTCGGACTTCTCGTGTGGGGTGACCACCATGAGCACTACGGGACCGAACCCGACCCTCGACATCACCACCATCTCCCGGACCGTCGCGTCGCTCGCCGTCGGCGTGGTGCACACCCTCGAACGCGCCGTGGTGGGCGAGAGCCGGATGCGGACCGCCCGGGGCAACGCGTGGGAGGCGGTCTGCGCCGACCGGGCCCGCGCCGACCAGCGCGCCGAACTGGACCGCCTCGTCGCCGAGCTGGCCGCCGCGCGGGCCGCCGCCCGGGACCGCCGCGAGGTCCGGCAGCCGGTCAGCTGACCGTCGGGTCCTCACCCCGGTCGAGCGCGTCCCACGCCTCCCGGGTGCCCCGCTCCGTCGCCGGCCGCCCGTCGGGCGTCGACCGCGGCCCGCTGCGGCGCTCGTAGCGGGCGCCCATCGCCGGCCACCGGTCACCGCGCAGCGCGGTCAGCCCCCCGCCGACGGCCACCAGCACCCCGCCGAGCAGGCAGAACGCCGGCCACTGCCGGCTCACCTCGCCGCCGAGGTCGGCGGCCAGCCCGTAGCCGCCGCCGGCCGCCACGGCCAGGCCGAGCAGCGCCAGCAGCGCGCCGAGCAGCCGCCGTAGGCGGGCCCGGGTGGCCAGCACCGCGCCACCGCCGGCCAGCGCGACCAGCGCCAGCGCGGACAGCCAGGGCAGCAGGTCGGCCCCGGAGCGGTCCTGGCGGGTCGCCGGCAGCGATCCCCGGCCGACGACCTCCACCGACCAGGTGCGGGTCGCCGCCCAGAAGGCCAGGCCCGCGCCGGCCAGGCAGAGCAGCACCGCGTACGTCAGCTCGCGCCGGCCCCGGTCGGCGGGGGCGTGGCCGCGCGGAGCCGACGGACCGGCCGACCCGGTCATCGCGACCACCGCGCGGGCGTGGCGGGCCGGCGGCGCGCGGCGACCGGCCGTGCGGCCGGGTCCGCGGCGCTCACCGGGCCGGCCGCAGGGTCTCGGCGGCGGCGATGGCGGCGAGCACCGCGGCGGCCTTGTCCCGGGTCTCCCGGTCCTCCGCGGCCGGATCGGAATCGGCCACCACCCCGGCGCCGGCCTGCACGTACGCCCGTCCGTCGCGGATCAGCGCGGTCCGGATGGCGATCGCCATGTCCAGGTCGCCACCGAAGCCGAAGTAGCCGACGGTGCCGCCGTAGAGGCCCCGGCGGACCGGCTCCAGCTCCTCGATGATCTCCATGGCGCGCACCTTCGGGGCACCGGAGAGCGTGCCGGCCGGGAAGGTCGCGGCCAGCGCGTCGAAGGCGCTGCGGTCCGCGCGCAGCGTGCCCTCCACGGTGGAGACGATGTGCATGACGTGGCTGTACCGCTCGATGGTGGCGAACTCGGGCACCTGCACGGTGCCGGCCCGGCAGACCCGGCCCAGGTCGTTGCGGCCCAGGTCGACCAGCATGACGTGCTCGGAGCGCTCCTTCGGGTCGGCGAGCAGCTCGGCGGCGAGCCGGGCGTCGGCCTCCGGGGTGGCGCCGCGTGGGCGGGTGCCCGCGATCGGGTGCAGCAGCGCCCGCCGCTCGCCGTCCGCGCCGGCGGTGACCTTCAGGTGCGCCTCCGGGGACGAGCCGACGATGTCGAAGCCGTCGAAGCGCAGCAGGTACATGTACGGGCTGGGGTTGGTGGTGCGCAGCACCCGGTAGACGTCCAGCGGGTCGGCGTGGGTGTCCCGCTCGAAACGCTGGGCCAGCACGATCTGGAAGCACTCGCCGGCCCGGATCGCCTCCTTGGCCTCCTCGACGGCCTTGCGGTAGCCGCCGTCGGGCGTCCGGCTGACCACCTCGCCGGCCGGGCGGCGGGCGACCGTGGAGATCATGGGCGGAATCGGACGCGACAGCGCGGTGGTCATCGCGTCCAGCCGCCCCACCGCGTGGTGGTACGCCGCCGTGACGGCGGTGTCCCGGTCCGGGTCGTCGAGCGGGGGCAGCACCGCGTTGGCGACCAGGATCGCCGAGCCGTCGTAGTGGTCGAGCACCACCAGGTCGGTGGCGAGCATCATGCCCAGCTCCGGCAGGGCGAGGTCGTCCTCGGTCAGCTCGGGCAGTCGCTCGAACCGCCGGATCAGGTCGTACCCGAGGTAGCCGACCATGCCGCCGGTCAGCGGCGGCAGCGCCCCGCCCGGGTCCTGGACCGGGCCGGCGAGCGCCTCGACGGTCTCGCGCAGCACCCGCACCGGGTCGCCGGAGGTCGGCACGCCGGCCGGCGGGGTGCCGGTCCAGCGGGCCTCGCCGTCGGCCTCGACCAGGGTGGCGCTGCTCCGCACCCCGATGAACGAGTACCGGGACCAGGCCATCCCGGCCGAGCCCACGCCCTGCTCGGCGGACTCCAGCAGGAAGGTGCCCGGGCCGCCGGCGAGCTTGCGGTAGACGCCGACCGGCGTCTCCGCGTCGGCCAGCAGCCGCCGGGTCACCGGCACCACCCGCCACCGGGCGGCCAGCGCGGTGAAGGCGTCGAGGTCGGGGCTGAGCGTGCCGTCGGTCATCGCGGGGCCTGCCTTTCGTCTGCGACCGGGGTGCCGCGCCGCGCGCTCACCGGGGGTCGGCTCCCTCGGCGGTGACCGGCAGCTCGGTGAAGAAGCAGGTGCGCTCGCCGGTGTGGCAGGCGGCGCCGACCTGCTCGACGCTGACCAGCAGCGCGTCGCCGTCGCAGTCGAGGGCCACCGAGCGGACGTACTGGTGGTGCCCGGAGGTGGCGCCCTTGACCCAGTACTCCTGGCGGCTGCGCGACCAGTAGGTCGCCCGGCCCGTGGTCAGCGTGCGGTGCAGCGCCTCGTCGTCCATCCAGGCGACCATCAGCACCTCACCGGTGTCGTGCTGGCGGACGACGGCGGCCACCAGGCCGTCCGGGGTGCGGCGCAGCCGGGCGGCGATGGCCGGGTCGAGGCGGGAGGGGCGGACCGGCCCGGCGGGGCCGCCGGCGGTCACGGGAGACTCGGGTACGGGCACAGTGAGCCATTGTCCCGCACGGGGCGCGGGCACCTGCGAGCCGTCCCCGCCCCGGCTCGCCGCCCGGCCGAGCTGGGCGACGTAGCGGTCCAGCCGGCCGTCCACGAGCGCGGCGGCCAGGTCCGCGCCGGCGACCTCGGCGATCCGGTCGGCGTACGGGCGCACCAGCGGGACGACCCCGGCCACCAGGCGGGCGGCGGCGGCCCCGAGCTGGCCGACGGATCCGGGGCGCAGCCCGAGGCAGAGCAGCATGTCGTCCCGGTAGCCGGCCGGGGCGACGGGCAGCGCGAGGGCCGCGGCGAAGGCGCCCCGGCGGGAGGCGACCCGCACGCCCGGGTTGGCCGGGCGCAGCACCGAGGGGCAGAGCCGGGCCAGGTCGGCGGCGGCCAGCCGGACCCCGAGGTGGTCGTCGACGGAACGGGCCGAGGCCACCTTGCCCAGCGTGGCGACCAGTTCCTCCAGCCGGGGCTGGTCGGCCGGCTGGCAGAGCACCGGCAGGTCGATGCGGCTCCGCCAGTCCTCCTCGGCCCAGAGCAGCCGGGCCGGCGCGGCGACCGGCAGACCGAACGCCCAGTCGGCCGGCTCGCCGAGCCGGTCGACCCAGGAGCGCACGTCGCGGGCGGCGACGGAGAGGTGCACCAGCCGGCCGTCCACCTCGGCGAGGTACGCCTGCCGGGCGGCGTACGGGGTGGCCTCCGCGCGGTCGGTTCCGCCCCGGGTCGGGCCACCCCGGGTCGCGCCGGCCTGGGCCGCGCCGCCCTGGGCCGGAACGGGCCGCCGGTTGTCGACCAGCACGTCGAGGTCGACGTCGCTGTGCACGGTGGCCCCCCGCCGGGCGTGGCTGCCGCGCAGCAGGATGCCGACGACGGGCCGCTCGGCGGCCTCGCGCAGCCGGGTCGCCCAGTCGTCGAGGAAACCGCCCTCCGGCAACGGAGCGTGATCCACTTCGCCATCGTGCCGCACGTCCGATCGGGCCGCAATGCCCGTTGACGGACCCGGTGTCCGCTCCGAAGGCTAGTGCCCGACCGTTCGCATTCCTGCCTCCGGATACCTTTCGCCGGCCACCGCCCCGGCGGGCACCGCCTGCCGCAGCCGCTCCTGCTGGGCGGCGGTGAGCCGGATGTCGGCGGCCGCCGCGTTCTCCTGGAGGTACCGCACCCGCTTGGTGCCGGGAATGGGCAGCACGTCCTCGCCCTGGGCCAGCAGCCAGGCCAGCGCGGCCTGCGCCGGGGTGCAGCCGATCTCCCCGGCCACCGCGCGCACCGCCGCCACCAGCGCGAGGTTGGCGTCGAGGTTGCCCTCGGCGAAGCGCGGCACCTGGGCGCGCCAGTCGTCCGCGGCGAGCTGGTCGCGGCCGGTGATCGCCCCGGTGAGCAGACCCCGCCCCACCGGCGAGTACGCCACCAGGGCCACGCCCAGCTCCCGGCAGGTGTCGAGCATCTCCCCCTCGACGTCCCGGGTGAACAGCGAGTACTCCATCTGCACGGCCGCGATCGGGTGCACGGCGTGCGCGGCGCGCAGGGTGGCCGGGCTGACCTCCGACAGGCCGAGCAGGCGCACCTTGCCGGCGTCGACCAGCTCGGCCATCGCGCCGACGGTCTCCTCGATCGGGGTGCCCGGGTCACGCCGGTGCAGGTGGTACAGGTCGATGGTGTCGACGCCGAGCCGGCTCAGCGAGGCGTCGCAGGCCTCCCGCGCCCAGGCGGCGCTGCTGTCGACGTACGCGCCCGGGGCGGCGGTGCCGCCGGAGGCGTCGCCGCGGAAGCGGTTGCCGAACTTGGTGGCCAGGAAGACCTCGTCGCGCCGGGCCCGGACGACCGGGGCGAGCAGCCGCTCGTTGGCGCCCGCGCCGTACATGTCGGCGGTGTCGAGGTGGTTCACCCCCAGGTCGAGGGCGCGGTGCAGGGTCCGGGTCGACTCGGCGTCGTCCCGGCCGCCGTAGGCGAAGCTCATGCCCATGCAGCCGAGTCCGATGGCGGACACCTCGGGGCCACCGACCCCCACACGGCGGCGGATCACCGGCCCTCCTCGGCCTTGCGGTAGATGTCGATCTTGTAGTTGAGCACCTTGAGGTCCTCCTCCAGTTCGGCCATCCGGGCCAGCACCCGGGCCCGGTGCGCCTCGAACAGCGCCCGGCGGGCGCCCAGCGTCCGGTCCCCGAGCCGGGCCAGCTCGGCGTACCGGCGCATGTCGCGCACCGGCATCCCGGTCCGGCGCAGCCGGGTGAGCAGCACCAACCAGTCCAGGTCCGAGTCGGTGTACCGGCGCCGGCCGGCGGAGTCCCGGCCCACCGGGGCCACCAGGCCCTCCTGCTCGTACCAACGCAACGTGTAGGTGGTCAGGCCGACGCGGGCCGCCGCCTCGCCCACGGAGAGGCCTCTCTCCCGAGTGCTGATGTCCACCCGCCCAGGCTTCCAGTTCGAGTGCGCTCGAAGTCAACCGTTGCGCAGCTCCGGATAACTCATCTACCGTTGAGTTCAACAGTTGATGAGTTTTGCGGGAGGTGGGGCGATGGACGACGCCATAACGGTCCGCGACCTGGTCGTGGACCGTGGCCGGCGGCGGGTCCTGGACGGGATCGGCTGCACCGTGCCGCGCGGTCGGGTCACCGGCCTGCTCGGGCCCAGCGGCAGCGGCAAGACCACCCTGATGCGGGCGGTGGTGGGGGTGCAGACGATCAGCGCCGGCACGGTCACCGTGCTGGGCGCGCCGGCCGGCACGGCGGGGTTGCGGCACCGGGTGGGGTACCTGACCCAGGCGCCGAGCGTCTACGCCGACCTGACCGTGCGGGAGAACGCCCGCTACTTCGCCGCGCTGCACGGCCGGCGCGCGGCCGACGCCGACCGGGCCGTGGCCGACGTCGGGCTCGCCGGGGCGGCCACCCAGCTCGTCGGCACCCTCTCCGGCGGGCAGCGCAGCCGCGCCTCGCTGGCCTGCGCCCTGGTCGGCGAGCCGGAGCTGGTCGTGCTGGACGAGCCCACCGTCGGCCAGGACCCGGTGCTGCGGGCCGAGCTGTGGGCCCGGTTCCACGCCATGGCGGCGGCCGGCACGACGCTGCTGGTCTCCAGCCACGTCATGGACGAGGCGGCCCGCTGCGACCGGCTGCTGCTGATCCGCCAGGGCCGGCTGATCGCCGACGACACCCCGGACGCCATCCGCGCGCACACCGGCGTCGACGACCTGGAGGAGGCGTTCCTCCGGCTGATCCGCGAGAGCGAGACGGGCCGGCCGGCCACCGGGGAGGAATCATGAACGCGAGGATCCTGACCGTGACCACCGGGCGCATCCTGCGCCAGCTGCGGCACGACCGGCGTACGGTGGCGCTGCTCGTGGTGGTGCCGACGGTGCTGCTCACCCTGGTCTACTTCATGTACGTCGACCAGCCCGCCCCGCCCGGGCAGCCGTCGCTGTTCGACCGGGTGGCCCTGGTGATGCTCGGCTTCTTCCCGTTCATCATCATGTTCCTGGTGACCAGCATCGCGATGTTGCGCGAGCGGACCACCGGGACGCTGGAGCGCCTGCTCACCACCCCGTTGGGCAAGCTCGACCTGCTCTTCGGCTACGGCATCGCGTTCGGCCTGGCCGGCGCGGCGCAGGCGACCATCGCCTCGGCGGCGGCGTACTGGTTGTTCGACCTGGACACCGCCGGCAGCGTCTGGCTGGTCGTGATGATCGCCGCGGTGAACGCGGTGCTGGCGGTCGCGCTCGGGCTGCTGTGCAGCGCCTTCGCCCGCACCGAGTTCCAGGCGGTGCAGTTCATGCCGGTGGTGGTGCTGCCGCAGTTGCTGCTCTGCGGGCTGTTCGTGCCGCGCGGGGAGATGGCCGGTTGGCTCCAGGCGGTCAGCGACGCCTTCCCCCTGTCGTACGCGGTGGAGGCCCTGCAGGAGGTCGGCGCGCACGCCGAGCCGACCGGCACGATGTGGCGGGACGTGGCGATCGTGGGCGGCGCGGCCGTGGTGGCGCTGGTGCTGGCGGCGGCGACCCTGCGCAGGCGCAGCGGATGACGCCGCGACGCACCGGCCGCCGCCCGGGCAACCCGGACACCCGGGACGCGATCCTCGCGGCGGCCCGCACGGCCTTCGCCGATCGCGGGTTCGACGCGACGTCGATCCGGATGATCGCGACGGCGGCGGGCGTCGACCCGGCGTTGGTGCACCACTACTTCGGCAGCAAGGACCAGCTCTTCCGGGCCACCGTCGACATTCCGGTGGACCCGGGGGAGCTGCTCCCCGCCGTGCTGGTCGGCGCGCGGGACGAGGTGGGCGCCCGGCTGGTGCGGCTGTTCCTCGGGGTGTGGGACTCGCCGGCCGGCGCGGGGGCCGTGGCCGTGCTCCGCTCGGCGGCCACCAACGAGTGGACCGCCCGGTTGGTGCGTGAGTTCCTGGTCACCCAGGTGCTGCGTCGGGTCCTCGACCACCTGGACATGGCGCCGGACGAGCTGCCGCTGCGCGGCTCGCTGGTGGCCAGCCAGATGATCGGCCTGGCGATGATGCGCTACGTGATCCGGCTGGAGCCGGTCGCCTCCGCCGACCCGGAGACCCTGGTGGCGGCGCTCGGCCCGACCGTGCAGCGGTACCTCACCGGGGACCTGGGCTAGCCGGCCGGCCGGACGTCCGGGCGGGCGGCCGCCGCGCGGGGGCAGAGCATCGGGTGCAGCAGCCGGGACAGCTCCGCCGGGTCGGCCACCGGGTGCGGGAACGGCAGCCGGGCCCGTCGCCGGTCGCCCGGCCCGCCGTACGCGACGACAAGGCCGTACCGGTCCAGCCGCACCACCCGGGGCCGGCCGCCGGTCAGGTCGAGCCGTCGGCGCAGGTACGCGGTGACCTCCGGCTCGTGGTGGTCGGCGAGGTCGGCCAGCAGCGCGGCCTCGACCGGGTGCAGCGGGTCCGGGGTGGCGGCCGCGTACCCGGTCGGGTCGATCCGGCGCACCGTTCCGGCGCCCTCCAGCCGGGCCTCGACCACCTCGAACCGGTGCATCCGGAAGCGGGTGCCCACGTCGAGCAGGTCACCGGTCGGGTCGACGGCGGCGAACTCGGCCGCGGCGTCGCGGGCCGCCGCGCCGGTCAACGGCGCCGCCCAGCCGGACACCCAGGCCCGCCCGAGCGACGGCGCGCCCGCGGCCGGGGGCAGATCCAGCACGTCGAGCACCACGGCGACGTCCTCGGCGGTCCCCGGGTGCAGCTCGGCGGCGAGGTCGCTGACCACCGGCACGAGCAGCAGCACCCGGCCGTCGGCGTCGGTGGCGTGCCGGACGTGGTAAGGGCCGGGCCGGTGGGCGAGATGCACCAGGCCGGGAAGCCGGCCGGCGACCAGGGTGCGGACGATCTCGGCGGGGCTCGGTCCCACGGGGCACCTCCAACGCAGGTTAGGCTCACCTAACTCGCACCCTAGTGCACGCGGGCGGGGTCGTCCACGCGAAGCCCGGAGCCGCCCCCGACCCTCGACCGGGCGACGCCGGTCGGCTCCGCGGCGGGTCTGCCGGCGGACGCGGTGGTGCGGGGACACGGACGTGACCGGCACGGCCGTCGGATCCGCCGGGGACGTCCACCGCGCCCGGCCGGCGGATCAGCGGGTCTGCTCCAACCAGGAGGCGTAGAGCAGCCCGTAGACCGAGTCCGGGTCCCGGACCAGCTCGTCGTGCGGGCCGCGCTGCACGATCCGCCCCCGGTCCACCACGATCACCTCGTCGGCGGCCTGGGCGGTGGAGAGCCGGTGCGCGATGGCCAGCGTGGTCCGGCCCCGGGTGACCGCGTCCAGGGTGCGTTGCAGCCGCACCTCGGTGGCCGGGTCGACGGCGCTGGTGGCCTCGTCGAGCACCAGCAGGTCCGGGTCGGCCACGTACGCCCGGGCGAGCGCGACGAGCTGCCGCTCCCCCACGCTCAGCGCCTCGCCCCGCTCGCCCACCGGGGTGTCCAGGCCGGACGGCAGCCCGTCGAGCCAGTCGGCCAGCCCCAGCTCGGTGAAGGCGGCGGTGAGCTGGTCGTCGGTCAGCTCGGGCCGGGCGAAACGGACGTTCTCCCCGACGGTGGCGTCGAAGAGGAAGCCGTCCTGCGGCACCATCACCACCCGCGAGCGCAACGAGGAGAACCGCACCTGCTCCAGCGGCACCCCGGAGAGCAGGACCGCGCCCTCGGTCGGGTCCATCAGCCGGGTCAGCAGCTTGGCGAAGGTGGTCTTGCCGCTGCCGGTCTCGCCGACCACCGCGACCCGGCTCTTCGCCGGGATGTCCAGGGTGACGT
This genomic interval from Micromonospora coxensis contains the following:
- a CDS encoding MerR family transcriptional regulator; its protein translation is MDISTRERGLSVGEAAARVGLTTYTLRWYEQEGLVAPVGRDSAGRRRYTDSDLDWLVLLTRLRRTGMPVRDMRRYAELARLGDRTLGARRALFEAHRARVLARMAELEEDLKVLNYKIDIYRKAEEGR
- a CDS encoding Trp biosynthesis-associated membrane protein, with product MTGSAGPSAPRGHAPADRGRRELTYAVLLCLAGAGLAFWAATRTWSVEVVGRGSLPATRQDRSGADLLPWLSALALVALAGGGAVLATRARLRRLLGALLALLGLAVAAGGGYGLAADLGGEVSRQWPAFCLLGGVLVAVGGGLTALRGDRWPAMGARYERRSGPRSTPDGRPATERGTREAWDALDRGEDPTVS
- a CDS encoding ABC transporter ATP-binding protein, with amino-acid sequence MDDAITVRDLVVDRGRRRVLDGIGCTVPRGRVTGLLGPSGSGKTTLMRAVVGVQTISAGTVTVLGAPAGTAGLRHRVGYLTQAPSVYADLTVRENARYFAALHGRRAADADRAVADVGLAGAATQLVGTLSGGQRSRASLACALVGEPELVVLDEPTVGQDPVLRAELWARFHAMAAAGTTLLVSSHVMDEAARCDRLLLIRQGRLIADDTPDAIRAHTGVDDLEEAFLRLIRESETGRPATGEES
- a CDS encoding ABC transporter permease, with the translated sequence MNARILTVTTGRILRQLRHDRRTVALLVVVPTVLLTLVYFMYVDQPAPPGQPSLFDRVALVMLGFFPFIIMFLVTSIAMLRERTTGTLERLLTTPLGKLDLLFGYGIAFGLAGAAQATIASAAAYWLFDLDTAGSVWLVVMIAAVNAVLAVALGLLCSAFARTEFQAVQFMPVVVLPQLLLCGLFVPRGEMAGWLQAVSDAFPLSYAVEALQEVGAHAEPTGTMWRDVAIVGGAAVVALVLAAATLRRRSG
- a CDS encoding aldo/keto reductase, which encodes MIRRRVGVGGPEVSAIGLGCMGMSFAYGGRDDAESTRTLHRALDLGVNHLDTADMYGAGANERLLAPVVRARRDEVFLATKFGNRFRGDASGGTAAPGAYVDSSAAWAREACDASLSRLGVDTIDLYHLHRRDPGTPIEETVGAMAELVDAGKVRLLGLSEVSPATLRAAHAVHPIAAVQMEYSLFTRDVEGEMLDTCRELGVALVAYSPVGRGLLTGAITGRDQLAADDWRAQVPRFAEGNLDANLALVAAVRAVAGEIGCTPAQAALAWLLAQGEDVLPIPGTKRVRYLQENAAAADIRLTAAQQERLRQAVPAGAVAGERYPEAGMRTVGH
- the trpC gene encoding indole-3-glycerol phosphate synthase TrpC; protein product: MLDEILAGVREDVARRQEQVPLERIRELAAAAPPPLDAYAALRKPGVAVIAEVKRSSPSKGRLAEIADPADLAGQYASGGARAISVLTEGRWFGGSLDDLAAVRAAVQVPVLRKDFVVSSYQIHEARAHGADLVLLIVAALEQNVLVGLLERIESLGMCALVEVHTEEEADRALEAGAQVIGVNARDLRTLEVDRSVFERIAPGLPSSVVKIAESGVRGPHDLIRYASAGADAVLVGEGLVTQKSPREAVAELVNAGNHPATPRPVR
- the hisI gene encoding phosphoribosyl-AMP cyclohydrolase, with amino-acid sequence MPVPESPVTAGGPAGPVRPSRLDPAIAARLRRTPDGLVAAVVRQHDTGEVLMVAWMDDEALHRTLTTGRATYWSRSRQEYWVKGATSGHHQYVRSVALDCDGDALLVSVEQVGAACHTGERTCFFTELPVTAEGADPR
- a CDS encoding anthranilate synthase component I, translated to MTDGTLSPDLDAFTALAARWRVVPVTRRLLADAETPVGVYRKLAGGPGTFLLESAEQGVGSAGMAWSRYSFIGVRSSATLVEADGEARWTGTPPAGVPTSGDPVRVLRETVEALAGPVQDPGGALPPLTGGMVGYLGYDLIRRFERLPELTEDDLALPELGMMLATDLVVLDHYDGSAILVANAVLPPLDDPDRDTAVTAAYHHAVGRLDAMTTALSRPIPPMISTVARRPAGEVVSRTPDGGYRKAVEEAKEAIRAGECFQIVLAQRFERDTHADPLDVYRVLRTTNPSPYMYLLRFDGFDIVGSSPEAHLKVTAGADGERRALLHPIAGTRPRGATPEADARLAAELLADPKERSEHVMLVDLGRNDLGRVCRAGTVQVPEFATIERYSHVMHIVSTVEGTLRADRSAFDALAATFPAGTLSGAPKVRAMEIIEELEPVRRGLYGGTVGYFGFGGDLDMAIAIRTALIRDGRAYVQAGAGVVADSDPAAEDRETRDKAAAVLAAIAAAETLRPAR
- a CDS encoding TetR/AcrR family transcriptional regulator → MTPRRTGRRPGNPDTRDAILAAARTAFADRGFDATSIRMIATAAGVDPALVHHYFGSKDQLFRATVDIPVDPGELLPAVLVGARDEVGARLVRLFLGVWDSPAGAGAVAVLRSAATNEWTARLVREFLVTQVLRRVLDHLDMAPDELPLRGSLVASQMIGLAMMRYVIRLEPVASADPETLVAALGPTVQRYLTGDLG
- a CDS encoding DUF2470 domain-containing protein → MGPSPAEIVRTLVAGRLPGLVHLAHRPGPYHVRHATDADGRVLLLVPVVSDLAAELHPGTAEDVAVVLDVLDLPPAAGAPSLGRAWVSGWAAPLTGAAARDAAAEFAAVDPTGDLLDVGTRFRMHRFEVVEARLEGAGTVRRIDPTGYAAATPDPLHPVEAALLADLADHHEPEVTAYLRRRLDLTGGRPRVVRLDRYGLVVAYGGPGDRRRARLPFPHPVADPAELSRLLHPMLCPRAAAARPDVRPAG